The DNA segment ACCACATCTATCACTCCCTGTTTACAAACAGTACCACTGTATAACCTTTACGAAAAAGAAGTTCCCTTCAATTTTGCTATTTAAAGGTGGCGAGGAATTCCTCGCCACCTTTTACTCTTTGTATCTAACAAAGATAGTAGTCCCCTCTGGTCCAGTTTGAATATCAATCTTTGCATTATGACGGGCCGCAATCGCATAGCAAACCCCTAATCCCAAGCCCGTTCCCTTATCCTTAGTCGTGAAAAACGGTGTACCTAATTTCTCCATTACTTCTGGCTTAATCCCTTCGCCTTGATCCTGAATGGCAAGAACAACACAATCATCTTCCATATAGGTTTTAATCGTGAGTACCTTTCCTTCATTCATTGCCTCCAACCCATTTCGATAGAGATTAATAATTAGCTGCCGAGTTTCATCCCGATTTAACAATAATTCCGGTATGTCCTTCGTATCAATCTCTACGTATTTATTTTGATTGAACGCATCCACCTGGATTAATGGAGTCATATCATGGAGGATAGTATTTAGATTTAACTTCTGTAAATCAGATGACCTGGTATTACTCATCGACAGGAATTCTGAAATGATATTGTTCGCTCGGTCCAGTTCGTCAATCATGATATGTAAATACTGCTGATAACGGTCAAATTTTTCTTCTTTTTGTAAAATCTGCAAGAAGCCTCGGACGGTTGTCATTGGGTTTCGAATTTCATGACTGATTCCTGCTGCCATTTGCCCAATTAAATCAAGACCTGATAATCGTTTGAACTCCCTCTCGTATCTCTTTTTCTCCGAAATGTCCTTAATCAAACTACAGATGCCATCACCATATGGGTAGACTACCACGTCAAACCATTTATCCGTATAGACTGCACTTGTTTCAAAATGAACTGGTAAGCGATCTGACATTACTCTATGAAACTCCCTGTAGAAGTCAGTATTCTTATATCTAGGGAATTCCTCCCAAATGACCTTTCCTAAAATATCCTCAGCTGTTTTATTTAATGGAAGATGCTGATATTTATTGATATAAATATATTTCCATTCCTTGCTTAATACAATGAATCCATCAGTAATACTTTCTAATACATTATGATTTCTCTCATTAGCAATGGCTAGTTCTTTATTCTGTGCTTCGATCATGTTCTCGAGCTTATTCATATATAGAAGGCTTGAGAAGGTAGAAGCAGTAGCATCTACAATCGATTGGGCCAGCTGGAGTTGTGATTCCGTGTAAACTAGAGGATTATTTCCGGTATGAGCCACACCTATAATCCCTAGCACCTCACTCATTGATACAAGTGGAATCATAAACAGTCCTCTTATGGAAAACTGCCGGCAAATTTCTTGGTTTAGCCTTTCATCAGCCGGTGCATCAGGGATCAAGATAGCATTTTTTGTTTTCATAACCGTCTCAAGTACTTGATCACTACAGGGCCCCATTTTCTCGAAGGCCTTTTCCCAGCTTACCTCAGTCCTGTTACTTGCCTTCCATTGCCTTACAGTTCCATCACCTGTCGGACCTATTAGGTGGACCCCGATATGGTCGTTATTTAAAACCCTTTTTAAGTAGCGGAAACAGGTCTCCAAGCTTTCTTCCATGGACAAACACATGGAGAGTTCACGCGTGACATCGAGCAATAGCTGCTTTTCAGAAATTAGCTTTTCTTTTTCGGCTAAGTTAAGCGCATTTCGAATGGCCACGGCTGCCATATTTACATAGGACTCCACGGTTTGAATCTCTGACTCTGTTAAATTCATGGGTATCCCCACATCAAAAAGGAAAACGAGGCCGAATAACTCCTGTTCAAAAGAAATAGGAAGCACTAATAACGAGTTAATTTTGAATGCTGTTACCGCATTAGAATCCGGGCGATGATCCTTTAAGGTATCGGGTATGTAGATGGATTTTTGAGTTTCAATGACTTCTTTTGCCAGTAAATCGATTTCTGTATCAATCACATGCATATCTAATGACCAGTCGTTGATGAACTCTGGTTTCCCAACATATCCTCTATAGGTACCATCCTCTTGTGGTAAATAAATACCAACCGCATCACATTGAACGATTTCCTCCGAGATGGCTGTTGTTACTTGCTCCAATACATCTCGTAATTCAAGCTTGGTATTTATTAATTTAGTTATGTTTGCAAGTCGAGAATACCTCGTTTGTTCCTTTAACATCGCTTGTGCTCCATTCCATTGGCATGAACCTTTGTTAGGTATATTTACAACCGAACTTGTTCTGTACAATTTCCGACAAATTATCTTAATATTTTTATTTTACAGTATTTGCATGATTTTGGTCTAGGTAGCGATTAATAAATTTAATAAATAGGAGGCTTGGGGCTACTCTTCTTGGGAATGAAAGACAAAATCTTTTATCTGAGCCTTTGAAATGTCCTAACAGAATAATCTTAATTGGTTTGTTAGTTCTATCCCTTTTTCTTTGATCCCAAGACGTTTTTGTAAATGAGTAGGAAGAATACAAATTATTTTTCCTACATCTTCAAGAGCAATTTGTCCTTGGTTGGTGCTACCTGAAATTTCTTCCCCAATCATAGCTAATTCAAAGGAGGAATGGTTAAAGATTGTTTCAGCTAATCCTATAAAAATCTCATCAACTCTAACTAACCAAGGGTTGAGTTCTTTTGTAAGCGGGTATTTATAAGGGTAAAACTTTTCGAAAGAAGCCTGTGGTATTGATACATCTAACCAATCAGATTCACCCTTGATTCTTATTATCGAAATCAAGCACGGTAAGGTATTTCCATCATTCATTATTAAAGTTCCATAAAATTGAATTACACTGTCATTATCAATGTTTATAGGTAATGAAATACTACCAGCTTGAAAGTCCTGTCGTTCCCTCCAAATCCCCTTAAATAATTTAAAACTTTGAATTGCCATAAGTGCTTGGTTTAATCTCTCGTTATCTCCGACAGGGTGAAACTCAATTGAAAGTTCATAGAAACCGCCAATCCAATTATTTGGGTTATTATATTCACTGTATTTCAATCTCATCTCTCCCTTTATATGTAGTGCCTTCAATTTTGATCGAGGTGTACATCATCGATTCCTTCTTAAGCTAACCTGTTCCGTTAGTTCAAGAAAGAAAAAAGCCATCTTAATTGGTAGCAGAACTTCAACTCTTACACATGTTAGCTTAATAAGAAGGTGAATAAATTCTATCTGTATCGGTATCAATAACAAATTCGACCTTTATATCGCAATCATAAGGAATTTGTTCAAAATTATGAAGCCTGCAAAACACATTATGAAGGTCTTTTATATCATTCGTTAATTCTATGGATTGTTGATATTTTTGCTTTAACTGTTGTTTGGAACACTTTTTCCCCGTAAGAAGAACTTGAAAGAAATAACCGTCGATTTCAATAATCATTTTTATCACGACTGGTTGCTACTCAGTCTTATAGCTTAGATTTTTATTAAAGCTCCCCGTTAGTGTGAGTACAATATTTCACAATCGTTTTTTTAGAATGAACCAATTAATCTTAACTATCGGTGTCTTTTACTGTAATTTCAAGTGTATCACCGTCAAGTTCTAACTCTAGATGATTATCCCAATATTAAAATATATCACATGTAATTAATAATATTGAATAATGTATCCCATTCGAAAGTCGAAAAAAGTCAAGTATGGTACCATTTTACACATACTTGCCAATTGATATTAATGTTAAAATTTAATTTAGAATGAGTATTTTTTAAAAATATTTTCCTCAATGACTTTCTCTACTCTTGGCTTTCCAGACATTATATCATTATTAGAAAGAACAACTATTAAGATTTTTTCTTCAGGATAGTATCGAAAATCTGTATGTGCTCCAGGAAGATCTCCCCCATGACTATAATGGCGAATCCCGTCTAATACTCTATCAAAAAATCCATAACCATACTTTATAGATACATTTGTCTCCTCCTTCAAACTAATCTTTCCATCAGTTATCTTATCTAATGTACTACTTGAAATAAATACATTATTTTCTAATGCTTCTGCAAACTTTAATAAATCATTGATCGTTGAAAAACAACCACCTGCAGAAGAACCTCTTAAACCCTGTATAAAAATGTTATTTCTTATTAAATCTGGCTCAAGTTCCAAATTGAAATTAACTTCTGTATAACCATCAGCAAGATTAGGAACAACCTGATCCATTTCGTAAAAATCTGTATTCGTCATTCCAGCTTTAATAAAGATTTTTTCTTTTACATAGTCATAATAGTTTTCATTTGTAATTGCTTCGATAATCAGTCCTAAAATGACATAACCTGAATTACTATAATGAAATTTCTCACCAGGTGTAAATAAGAGGCTTGAATCTTTAAATAAATCAAAAAATTGATTTAGAGTATTCAATCTATTACTATACTTTTCAAACTCTTCATTAAAATAAGAATCGAGACCCGATGTATGGGTCAATAATTGGTGAATCGTAATTTTACCGAATTCTGAATTTAAATGTGATAAATGCTTTTCAACCTTATCAGTAAATTTTATTTTTCCTTCTTCTTCAAGCTGAGCAATTAATACCCCTGTGAACATTTTCCCCATTGATCCAAGATTAAAAATAGTATCCTCAGAATTAGGAATTCCAAATCTAATATTGGATAACCCATAAGCTTTTTTAAATTCAGTTTTAAAATTTCTAGCTACTAATACAGCACCAGAGAACTTATTCTCTTTTTCTAATTCAGATAAATAATTATTAATAAATTCATAACACAACATTTTTCATTCACTCCCGCCGAATCAGTCTTATTAACAATTTTTCGAATTTTCTACTAATAATATTATATTCGAATTTTTTTTTAATGGAAATTATTTCATAAAGGCAATTTTTATTTAAAGTTTGTTTCGTTAATTTGTTCATCTCACTTTATTCTCAAACCTGAACTTGAGTATTGTAAATTCGGCATAAAAAAGCCTATCCCTTTATCAATTTTCTTTATAAATTTGATTACCAATACAACAGATCCTTCTTCAGCTAACCTGCTTCGTTTGCTCAATAAGAAAGAATCTGCCGCCGCAACTCCTTGTTGACTCTCGCACAAGTTAGTTTAAGTTCACCTTTTCACATTCTTGTTTCTATTGTGGAATTATTAACTATTAAATTGTTTTGGTCAACATTATATCTCTATTCAAAGAAATGTTATTTTCCTTTGATATTCCTTTTGTGACCATATGTCTTAATTCATTAACTGGTACAGAATCAAATATTTTATAATTTTTTTGTTGACTTAAACCACGGTTTAAGTCGTATCATAATCCTGTCGACAAGGAAAGATAAAATTTGGAGGTCTCCAGATGAAATATTGTTCAATTAGCGAAGCTGCAGCAAAATTCAATATTACAGAATCAACGTTACGTTATTATGAAAAAAAGGGGCTACTGCCACTAATTGAGCGTGATGAAGCAGGTAGGCGGTTATTTTCAGAAGATCAAATTTCACTCCTTGGAACAGTTATTTGTTTAAAAAATACGCACATGCCCATTAGTGGTATTAAGCAATATATTGATTGGGTAATATGTGGAGAAGGAACCATTGAACTCCGACTTGAAATGATGAGGAAACACAAGCAGGCAGTGCTAGATGAAATTTCATTAATGAGAGAATCTTTAAAAAGGATTGACTTGAAAATTTCTCGTTATACCAAACGCCCTATTCCAGAAAAGGTATGAATTTATTTTATTATTGTGAAGAAAATAATTGGAAAAGAGGAACTAAAATGCAACTTTCAGGAAATACAATACTTATTACAGGTGGTAGTGCTGGGATAGGATTAGCTTTCGCAGAACG comes from the Neobacillus sp. PS2-9 genome and includes:
- a CDS encoding GAF domain-containing protein; amino-acid sequence: MLKEQTRYSRLANITKLINTKLELRDVLEQVTTAISEEIVQCDAVGIYLPQEDGTYRGYVGKPEFINDWSLDMHVIDTEIDLLAKEVIETQKSIYIPDTLKDHRPDSNAVTAFKINSLLVLPISFEQELFGLVFLFDVGIPMNLTESEIQTVESYVNMAAVAIRNALNLAEKEKLISEKQLLLDVTRELSMCLSMEESLETCFRYLKRVLNNDHIGVHLIGPTGDGTVRQWKASNRTEVSWEKAFEKMGPCSDQVLETVMKTKNAILIPDAPADERLNQEICRQFSIRGLFMIPLVSMSEVLGIIGVAHTGNNPLVYTESQLQLAQSIVDATASTFSSLLYMNKLENMIEAQNKELAIANERNHNVLESITDGFIVLSKEWKYIYINKYQHLPLNKTAEDILGKVIWEEFPRYKNTDFYREFHRVMSDRLPVHFETSAVYTDKWFDVVVYPYGDGICSLIKDISEKKRYEREFKRLSGLDLIGQMAAGISHEIRNPMTTVRGFLQILQKEEKFDRYQQYLHIMIDELDRANNIISEFLSMSNTRSSDLQKLNLNTILHDMTPLIQVDAFNQNKYVEIDTKDIPELLLNRDETRQLIINLYRNGLEAMNEGKVLTIKTYMEDDCVVLAIQDQGEGIKPEVMEKLGTPFFTTKDKGTGLGLGVCYAIAARHNAKIDIQTGPEGTTIFVRYKE
- a CDS encoding serine hydrolase domain-containing protein, with the protein product MLCYEFINNYLSELEKENKFSGAVLVARNFKTEFKKAYGLSNIRFGIPNSEDTIFNLGSMGKMFTGVLIAQLEEEGKIKFTDKVEKHLSHLNSEFGKITIHQLLTHTSGLDSYFNEEFEKYSNRLNTLNQFFDLFKDSSLLFTPGEKFHYSNSGYVILGLIIEAITNENYYDYVKEKIFIKAGMTNTDFYEMDQVVPNLADGYTEVNFNLELEPDLIRNNIFIQGLRGSSAGGCFSTINDLLKFAEALENNVFISSSTLDKITDGKISLKEETNVSIKYGYGFFDRVLDGIRHYSHGGDLPGAHTDFRYYPEEKILIVVLSNNDIMSGKPRVEKVIEENIFKKYSF
- a CDS encoding MerR family transcriptional regulator, producing the protein MKYCSISEAAAKFNITESTLRYYEKKGLLPLIERDEAGRRLFSEDQISLLGTVICLKNTHMPISGIKQYIDWVICGEGTIELRLEMMRKHKQAVLDEISLMRESLKRIDLKISRYTKRPIPEKV